The following are encoded together in the Scomber scombrus chromosome 7, fScoSco1.1, whole genome shotgun sequence genome:
- the si:ch211-79k12.2 gene encoding zinc finger protein 239 — protein MEMHQFIGDLITSGNTSKDQPDVVNPAWGVAGAEAVRFKGASHEPFQITRPAQDKTEAEPGRRVQPGAAQRKGEARDSREDVHHGCTCPGCPYSNYPSSFETLQPRQPMSSSASTDTDAVRHPKDHSNTAPLNLNVNNEPSSTTTAELDTRPSGPRTQNPDQNSETPPSRLSSSSLNHLTMFPCLCCRRSLQPCTQILSHQEGTDSPFSHTHAHHHFHHHHCPISSCLPYPQLSAPFPCLSCQHSFPACTREERGRPVSTLLSLHACMHCPATFSRPSQLLQHQRTEHAHKPSGFLCTECGRAFNSHSNLRIHLNVHTGARPYTCSECGKSFSQSGALKIHRRIHTGERPYSCGFCGRGFPHLAGVRAHQRTHTGEKPYRCSQCGKCFTQSGALKIHTRIHTGERPFICSICGKGFANRSGIRFHYRTVHGLAPEHPGEAGGAYRGSAGRGCPPGRPKTLPPTSIGLNTPNRSDSNSHTTLTSREVSTALLGGNERKSQSEGANTGSNREGLLYACEDCGLRFKDAPSRNRHQSLVHYSSEGKQEKGGQRKELSTTSGE, from the exons ATGGAGATGCATCAGTTCATCGGTGACCTTATCACATCTGGAAACACCTCGAAGGACCAGCCAGATGTGGTGAACCCAGCATGGGGCGTGGCTGGAGCAGAGGCTGTTAGGTTCAAAGGTGCTTCACATGAACCTTTTCAAATAACTCGACCTGCTCAGGACAAGACGGAGGCAGAGCCGGGCCGTCGGGTCCAGCCTGGGGCAGcacagaggaaaggagaggcCAGAGACAGCAGAGAAG ATGTGCATCATGGCTGCACCTGCCCTGGCTGCCCTTACTCCAATTATCCTTCTTCCTTTGAGACTTTACAACCCAGACAACCTATGTCCTCATCGGCAAGCACAGATACAGATGCAGTACGCCATCCCAAAGACCATAGTAACACTGCTCCATTGAACTTAAATGTGAACAATGAACCAAGCAGCACAACCACAGCTGAGCTAGACACCAGGCCGTCCGGCCCAAGGACTCAGAACCCGGACCAGAACTCTGAAACTCCTCCATCCAGATTGTCCTCAAGCTCCTTGAACCACCTCACCATGTTTCCCTGCTTGTGTTGCCGCCGCAGCTTACAACCCTGCACACAGATCCTGAGTCACCAGGAAGGAACGGATTCCCCATTTTCTCACACCCATGcccatcatcattttcatcaccATCACTGCCCTATAAGCTCCTGTCTGCCCTATCCACAGCTCTCTGCTCCTTTCCCCTGTTTGTCTTGCCAGCATTCCTTTCCTGCCTGCACTCGGGAGGAGAGAGGTAGGCCAGTTTCGACTCTGCTGTCGTTGCATGCTTGCATGCACTGCCCTGCCACTTTTTCCAGACcctcccagctgctgcagcaccAGCGCACCGAGCATGCTCACAAACCGTCTGGCTTTCTCTGCACAGAGTGCGGCAGGGCTTTCAACTCACACAGCAATCTCCGTATCCACCTCAACGTGCACACTGGTGCCCGGCCGTACACCTGCTCCGAGTGCGGGAAGAGTTTTAGTCAGTCGGGGGCTCTGAAGATCCACAGACGGATTCACACAGGCGAAAGGCCATACTCCTGTGGCTTCTGTGGCAGGGGGTTTCCCCATCTGGCAGGGGTCCGAGCCCATCAGAGGACCCATACAGGAGAGAAGCCCTACCGCTGTAGTCAGTGTGGGAAATGTTTCACCCAGTCTGGAGCCCTGAAGATCCATACCCGCATCCACACAGGTGAGAGGCCCTTTATCTGCAGCATCTGTGGAAAAGGCTTCGCCAACCGCTCCGGGATCCGCTTCCATTACCGCACAGTCCATGGGCTGGCCCCTGAACATCCTGGAGAAGCTGGGGGTGCATATCGAGGATCAGCAGGTCGTGGTTGTCCGCCTGGACGTCCCAAGACTTTGCCTCCCACCAGCATAGGGCTAAACACACCTAATAGGTCAGATAGTAACTCACATACAACTCTAACTTCAAGAGAAGTGTCGACTGCTTTGCTGGGTGGAAATGAGAGAAAGTCTCAGTCGGAGGGAGCAAACACAGGTAGTAACAGAGAAGGGCTGCTGTATGCATGTGAGGACTGTGGCCTGCGTTTTAAGGATGCTCCCTCCAGGAACAGACACCAGTCTTTGGTTCACTACTCCTCTGAGGGGAAACAGGAGAAGgggggacagaggaaagagTTGAGCACAACCAGTGGAGAGTAA
- the si:dkey-34d22.1 gene encoding discoidin, CUB and LCCL domain-containing protein 1 isoform X2 produces MLAKCKNIGDAVKSLIAGFWITFSVYSVGVHGQEGDGCGHTQLGTESGTLASQNYPGTYPSNTYCKWRLRVPEGRTLRLLFGDFDVESSPDCRNGSLIIRDKNGEISLGPICGKLDVSQKNVTLNGNEVTITFKSGPHRSGRGFLLSYATDQYPDLISCLQRGTHFSLQHLSVYCPAGCKNATGDVWGSSEQGYRDTSVLCKSAVHAGAASDSLGGRVTVTRGRSLKLYESTFANGILSQMGSLSEKKLLFTEECKNILPVYGLNASSFGEKNSQEQRRSWSSKNMDSGHEFLSWTANSNDPEPWLELELSDRRTITGIITTGSNEFYIETYILLFSKDRKNWKPYKESKEKKVFQAYSDGQPRVLNSLFPPVVARFVRLQPLRWQGRASAHVQVLGCTVAKVTPRSRPPGDNVGTPRPSHSPTPTGGPVLVETRLSSTQPVIIAVGVALGLIMCSSCLLAGVWWKRRKKDSQLKYSLSTSCQSFQAKSLPRPPSDLISYPVERNVHDALPAPPLNDYAHPAIGQKVGSTFRPSSDEGYTVPFTFSHYHTPNNLPEYAEPLPPEPEYATPFSEQSSESLLPTSAGIVHSNIHGPPKPVSITGARTTSNCAQYDCPSHRALSNGYCTPALHASGPRPVSIVYAEPKSVDSLLRKHTYEEPL; encoded by the exons ATGCTTGCAAAGTGCAAAAACATCGGGGATGCTGTGAAGTCTCTTATCGCTGGTTTCTGGATCACTTTTAGCGTCTATTCTGTCGGTGTCCACGGCCAGGAGG GCGATGGCTGTGGACATACACAGCTGGGCACAGAGTCTGGCACCTTGGCCTCCCAGAACTATCCAGGCACCTACCCAAGCAACACCTATTGTAAGTGGAGGCTTCGTGTGCCAGAAGGACGAACACTGCGACTGTTGTTTGGAGATTTTGATGTTGAGAGCAGTCCGGATTGCAGGAATGGTTCTTTGATAATCAGGGATAAGAATGGAGAAATCAGTCTGG GTCCCATATGTGGGAAGCTGGATGTAtcacagaaaaatgtgacaCTTAATGGCAATGAAGTGACAATAACCTTCAAGTCAGGCCCGCACCGCTCTGGACGAGGGTTTCTTCTGTCTTATGCCACGGACCAGTATCCAG ACCTCATTTCTTGTTTACAACGAGGAACTCATTTCAGCTTGCAGCATTTGAG TGTGTACTGCCCCGCTGGATGCAAGAATGCCACAGGCGATGTTTGGGGGAGCTCTGAACAGGGTTACAGAGAT ACCTCAGTCCTGTGTAAGTCTGCAGTGCATGCGGGAGCTGCATCTGACAGTTTGGGAGGCCGCGTCACTGTGACTCGTGGGAGAAGTCTTAAACTCTATGAATCCACCTTTGCCAATGGCATACTGtctcaaat GGGATCATTATCTGAAAAGAAGCTACTCTTCACCGAAG AATGTAAAAACATCCTGCCTGTTTATGGTTTAAATGCCTCATCTTTCGGGGAGAAAAACAGCCAAGAGCAAAGAAGGTCCTGGTCTTCCAAAAACATGGATTCTGGCCATGAGTTCTTATCCTGGACAGCAAACAGTAATGATCCAGAGCCCTGGTTGGAGCTGGAGCTGAGTGATAGAAGAACCATCACAG GAATAATAACAACAGGCTCAAATGAGTTCTACATAGAAACCTACATTCTTCTTTTCAGCAAGGACAGAAAGAATTGGAAACCTtacaaagaaagcaaagaaaaaaag GTGTTTCAGGCCTACTCTGACGGCCAACCCAGGGTGCTCAACAGCCTGTTTCCTCCTGTGGTGGCTAGGTTTGTTCGGCTACAGCCACTGAGGTGGCAAGGCCGAGCTTCAGCTCACGTTCAAGTCCTGGGCTGTACTGTTGCAAAGGTCACACCAAGGAGCCGCCCACCTGGAG ACAATGTGGGCACACCACGCCCCAGCCACTCTCCCACACCCACAGGGGGACCAGTATTAGTGGAGACGCGACTGA GCTCCACTCAGCCAGTCATAATAGCAGTGGGAGTGGCCCTGGGGCTGATAATGTGCAGCAGTTGTTTACTGGCTGGAGTCTGGTGGAAGAGAAG GAAAAAAGATTCACAATTGAAGTACTCCTTGTCAACAA GTTGTCAGAGTTTCCAGGCAAAGAGTCTCCCCCGCCCACCATCCGATCTTATCTCCTACCCTGTGGAGCGTAATGTCCATGATGCTCTCCCTGCCCCCCCTCTTAATG aCTATGCCCATCCAGCTATTGGACAGAAGGTTGGATCAACGTTTCGGCCTTCCTCAGATGAGGGCTACACTGTTCCCTTCACCTTCAGCCATTACCACACCCCTAATAACCTCCCAGAGTACGCTGAGCCACTTCCCCCTGAGCCTGAATATGCCACCCCATTCAGTGAGCAGTCCTCTGAGTCCCTCCTGCCAACTTCAGCAGGGATCGTTCACAGCAATATACACGGCCCTCCAAAGCCAGTGTCTATCACTGGTGCCAGGACAACATCCAATTGTGCTCAATATGACTGCCCCTCACACAGAGCACTGTCCAATGGCTACTGCACTCCTGCCCTTCATGCCAGCGGGCCACGACCAGTCAGTATTGTCTATGCTGAGCCCAAATCTGTTGACTCTTTATTACGGAAGCACACATATGAGGAGCCTTTGTga
- the LOC133984030 gene encoding glucocorticoid modulatory element-binding protein 1-like — protein sequence MADAEVTVSSGDLMMVKEEEGESSGNNHKTQVILHLQPILHGVNDDIVDTGTTVLAIETHHDESQAEGEAIEYGYPITCGESRAVLLFKKFVCPGINVRCVKFNDQLISPKQFVHLAGKATLKDWKRAIRLGGVMLRKMMDSGQIDFYQHDTVCSNTCRSTKFDVLINSTRLPPGTSVQPSPSCLALDPLGGQVPPLTGEVVHDAAEEKEPSEDKFCTTAEWSPGLARPVNPTTANGHAAKRKRADIPDGILSLWKGVSDSGLMRDVLSSLQTELLATLKGVEVRSKKANLQETDAVILNSLCEMFGLLDSVKQALDQRRSQNEENKFRDELDEIFEERRKQGSVKNTSHKHLKHLRPQRHNPSSSQTQNLLSPVISSPMIQPLSVLGLSAASYTQLTINSQQFPHISASSGQRHHAAAGRTERDDQSATLEMEHELCETGNRKKETSGIHKEHGQRTIIVQEGPHLRSEVVEERESLHDTKKLVLGKKASKKYKIK from the exons ATGGCGGATGCTGAGGTCACTGTGTCTTCGGGGGATCTCATGATggtgaaggaagaggagggggagtcCAGTGGCAACAACCATAAGACTCAAGTCATCCTGCACCTGCAGCCCATCTTGCATGG GGTAAATGATGACATTGTTGACACCGGCACTACAGTCTTGGCCATAGAGACTCACCATG ATGAAAGTCAAGCAGAAGGAGAGGCGATCGAGTATGGCTACCCCATCACCTGTGGAGAAAGCAGAGCTGTGTTACTGTTCAAGAAGTTTGTGTGCCCCGGAATTAACGTTAGATGTGTCAAA ttcaATGACCAGCTCATCAGTCCGAAGCAGTTTGTTCACCTGGCAGGGAAAGCCACCCTGAAGGACTGGAAAAGGGCCATCAGACTGGGAGGGGTTATGCTCAG AAAAATGATGGACTCCGGCCAAATAGATTTCTACCAGCATGATACCGTGTGCAGCAACACCTGCCGCAGCACTAAATTTGATGTGCTGATCAACAGCACACGGCTTCCTCCAGGGACGTCAGTACAGCCGAGCCCATCCTGCCTGGCTCTTGACCCTCTTGGAGGACAGGTGCCTCCCCTGACAG gagAGGTTGTACATGATGCAGCAGAGGAAAAGGAGCCCTCGGAGGATAAGTTTTGTACAACGGCAGAGTGGAGCCCTGGTCTAGCCAGGCCTGTAAACCCCACAACAGCCAATGGACATGctgcaaagagaaaaagggCTGACATACCTG ATGGAATACTGAGCCTGTGGAAGGGTGTGTCGGACTCTGGGCTGATGAGAGACGTCCTGTCCAGTCTCCAGACTGAATTATTAGCCACTCTTAAAGGAGTGGAGGTTCGCAGCAAGAAGGCCAACCTGCaggagacag atGCCGTCATACTTAATTCCCTTTGTGAGATGTTTGGGCTTTTAGACTCAGTGAAGCAAGCTCTGGACCAGAGGCGCAGCCAGAATGAAGAGAACAAATTCCGTGATG AGTTGGATGAGATCTTTGAGGAACGTAGGAAGCAGGGTAGTGTTAAAAATACCTCCCacaaacacctgaaacaccttCGACCACAACGTCACAACCCATCAAGCAGCCAAACCCAGAACTTGCTGTCACCAGTCATCAGCAGTCCCATGATCCAGCCTCTCTCTGTTCTGGGTTTATCTGCAGCATCTTACACTCAGCTCACCATAAACTCTCAGCAATTCCCCCACATCTCTGCCTCCAGTGGCCAGCGTCACCATGCTGCAGCTGGCAGGACAGAAAGGGACGATCAAAGTGCCACTCTGGAGATGGAGCATGAGCTGTGTGAGACAGGCAACCGGAAGAAG GAAACCTCAGGGATCCACAAAGAGCATGGACAGAGGACCATTATAGTTCAAGAAGGCCCTCACCTTAGAAGTGAGGtagtagaggagagagagagcttgcATGATACTAAAAAGTTGGTTTTAGGAAAAAAGGCatcaaagaaatataaaattaagtaA
- the si:dkey-34d22.1 gene encoding discoidin, CUB and LCCL domain-containing protein 1 isoform X1 yields the protein MLAKCKNIGDAVKSLIAGFWITFSVYSVGVHGQEGDGCGHTQLGTESGTLASQNYPGTYPSNTYCKWRLRVPEGRTLRLLFGDFDVESSPDCRNGSLIIRDKNGEISLGPICGKLDVSQKNVTLNGNEVTITFKSGPHRSGRGFLLSYATDQYPDLISCLQRGTHFSLQHLSVYCPAGCKNATGDVWGSSEQGYRDTSVLCKSAVHAGAASDSLGGRVTVTRGRSLKLYESTFANGILSQMCVCCCCYCTQKTMNLIVLCRCSDLSTSFDRGSLSEKKLLFTEECKNILPVYGLNASSFGEKNSQEQRRSWSSKNMDSGHEFLSWTANSNDPEPWLELELSDRRTITGIITTGSNEFYIETYILLFSKDRKNWKPYKESKEKKVFQAYSDGQPRVLNSLFPPVVARFVRLQPLRWQGRASAHVQVLGCTVAKVTPRSRPPGDNVGTPRPSHSPTPTGGPVLVETRLSSTQPVIIAVGVALGLIMCSSCLLAGVWWKRRKKDSQLKYSLSTSCQSFQAKSLPRPPSDLISYPVERNVHDALPAPPLNDYAHPAIGQKVGSTFRPSSDEGYTVPFTFSHYHTPNNLPEYAEPLPPEPEYATPFSEQSSESLLPTSAGIVHSNIHGPPKPVSITGARTTSNCAQYDCPSHRALSNGYCTPALHASGPRPVSIVYAEPKSVDSLLRKHTYEEPL from the exons ATGCTTGCAAAGTGCAAAAACATCGGGGATGCTGTGAAGTCTCTTATCGCTGGTTTCTGGATCACTTTTAGCGTCTATTCTGTCGGTGTCCACGGCCAGGAGG GCGATGGCTGTGGACATACACAGCTGGGCACAGAGTCTGGCACCTTGGCCTCCCAGAACTATCCAGGCACCTACCCAAGCAACACCTATTGTAAGTGGAGGCTTCGTGTGCCAGAAGGACGAACACTGCGACTGTTGTTTGGAGATTTTGATGTTGAGAGCAGTCCGGATTGCAGGAATGGTTCTTTGATAATCAGGGATAAGAATGGAGAAATCAGTCTGG GTCCCATATGTGGGAAGCTGGATGTAtcacagaaaaatgtgacaCTTAATGGCAATGAAGTGACAATAACCTTCAAGTCAGGCCCGCACCGCTCTGGACGAGGGTTTCTTCTGTCTTATGCCACGGACCAGTATCCAG ACCTCATTTCTTGTTTACAACGAGGAACTCATTTCAGCTTGCAGCATTTGAG TGTGTACTGCCCCGCTGGATGCAAGAATGCCACAGGCGATGTTTGGGGGAGCTCTGAACAGGGTTACAGAGAT ACCTCAGTCCTGTGTAAGTCTGCAGTGCATGCGGGAGCTGCATCTGACAGTTTGGGAGGCCGCGTCACTGTGACTCGTGGGAGAAGTCTTAAACTCTATGAATCCACCTTTGCCAATGGCATACTGtctcaaatgtgtgtttgctgttgctGCTATTGCACTCAAAAAACTATGAATTTGATTGTGCTATGTAGATGTTCTGATCTTTCAACCTCTTTTGACAGGGGATCATTATCTGAAAAGAAGCTACTCTTCACCGAAG AATGTAAAAACATCCTGCCTGTTTATGGTTTAAATGCCTCATCTTTCGGGGAGAAAAACAGCCAAGAGCAAAGAAGGTCCTGGTCTTCCAAAAACATGGATTCTGGCCATGAGTTCTTATCCTGGACAGCAAACAGTAATGATCCAGAGCCCTGGTTGGAGCTGGAGCTGAGTGATAGAAGAACCATCACAG GAATAATAACAACAGGCTCAAATGAGTTCTACATAGAAACCTACATTCTTCTTTTCAGCAAGGACAGAAAGAATTGGAAACCTtacaaagaaagcaaagaaaaaaag GTGTTTCAGGCCTACTCTGACGGCCAACCCAGGGTGCTCAACAGCCTGTTTCCTCCTGTGGTGGCTAGGTTTGTTCGGCTACAGCCACTGAGGTGGCAAGGCCGAGCTTCAGCTCACGTTCAAGTCCTGGGCTGTACTGTTGCAAAGGTCACACCAAGGAGCCGCCCACCTGGAG ACAATGTGGGCACACCACGCCCCAGCCACTCTCCCACACCCACAGGGGGACCAGTATTAGTGGAGACGCGACTGA GCTCCACTCAGCCAGTCATAATAGCAGTGGGAGTGGCCCTGGGGCTGATAATGTGCAGCAGTTGTTTACTGGCTGGAGTCTGGTGGAAGAGAAG GAAAAAAGATTCACAATTGAAGTACTCCTTGTCAACAA GTTGTCAGAGTTTCCAGGCAAAGAGTCTCCCCCGCCCACCATCCGATCTTATCTCCTACCCTGTGGAGCGTAATGTCCATGATGCTCTCCCTGCCCCCCCTCTTAATG aCTATGCCCATCCAGCTATTGGACAGAAGGTTGGATCAACGTTTCGGCCTTCCTCAGATGAGGGCTACACTGTTCCCTTCACCTTCAGCCATTACCACACCCCTAATAACCTCCCAGAGTACGCTGAGCCACTTCCCCCTGAGCCTGAATATGCCACCCCATTCAGTGAGCAGTCCTCTGAGTCCCTCCTGCCAACTTCAGCAGGGATCGTTCACAGCAATATACACGGCCCTCCAAAGCCAGTGTCTATCACTGGTGCCAGGACAACATCCAATTGTGCTCAATATGACTGCCCCTCACACAGAGCACTGTCCAATGGCTACTGCACTCCTGCCCTTCATGCCAGCGGGCCACGACCAGTCAGTATTGTCTATGCTGAGCCCAAATCTGTTGACTCTTTATTACGGAAGCACACATATGAGGAGCCTTTGTga